A section of the bacterium genome encodes:
- a CDS encoding MFS transporter: MRDVNGSLMAPADGEDARLLPLNNLLQLLTNCAWYIGTPFIPLYLVSHGASVGAVGAVAGLSGIVPFAVALHVGGLVDERGPTIVLVGSVLLFGVGAAILTAFHGIAEVTTAYTLLTLANIGLAVASQAVVASASTPLTRIRNYGYYAVSYSAGAVVGPVIGGFLTTRLGYPAAFFAMALLMLPSLLVASMVRIARVSDHRSIALNAVHTVVGTILRERGVGTILFVSGIMNCAQALQSTFYPLYLSNVGLTATSIGVAIAVISLASMPARMLLASAVSQFGQTGALVGAMILSAVAFALTPFARQFWLLLGVSVLMGASLGFTQPLSMSLLAELVVQQFWGTAFGIRQSVQRLASIISPFAFGVVSTARGVESAFYLGTVVLLGAAGVVTRVSLCQSPHFVRRSKQPR; this comes from the coding sequence GTGCGCGACGTGAACGGGTCGCTCATGGCGCCGGCCGACGGTGAGGATGCCCGTCTGCTCCCTCTCAACAACCTGCTGCAACTTCTAACGAACTGCGCCTGGTACATCGGAACACCATTCATCCCGCTTTACCTCGTGTCGCATGGTGCGTCCGTCGGCGCCGTTGGGGCGGTCGCCGGACTCTCCGGAATTGTGCCGTTCGCCGTGGCGCTCCACGTCGGCGGTCTTGTGGATGAGCGCGGCCCCACTATCGTTCTCGTGGGGTCGGTGTTGCTCTTTGGAGTCGGGGCGGCAATACTCACGGCATTTCATGGGATCGCCGAGGTCACCACCGCATATACGCTGTTGACCCTCGCCAACATCGGGCTTGCCGTGGCGTCGCAGGCCGTTGTCGCCAGCGCGAGCACCCCACTAACGCGCATCAGGAACTACGGCTACTACGCGGTTTCGTACTCCGCCGGCGCGGTCGTTGGCCCCGTGATCGGAGGGTTTCTGACGACTCGGTTGGGATATCCGGCGGCTTTCTTTGCGATGGCGCTGTTGATGTTGCCGTCACTGCTCGTAGCCTCGATGGTGCGAATTGCTCGAGTTTCAGATCATCGAAGCATCGCCCTTAACGCCGTCCATACGGTCGTAGGCACAATTCTAAGAGAACGTGGGGTCGGGACGATCTTGTTCGTCTCTGGCATCATGAATTGTGCCCAGGCGCTGCAAAGTACCTTCTATCCACTCTACCTCTCAAACGTGGGCTTGACGGCGACATCGATCGGGGTGGCGATTGCCGTCATAAGCCTGGCGTCGATGCCCGCTCGCATGCTTCTCGCGAGCGCCGTATCGCAGTTCGGGCAGACCGGTGCCTTAGTTGGTGCCATGATCCTAAGCGCTGTGGCGTTCGCGCTAACGCCGTTTGCACGGCAGTTTTGGCTCCTTCTAGGAGTGTCCGTTCTCATGGGTGCGAGCCTGGGCTTTACACAACCGCTGTCGATGAGCTTGCTCGCAGAGTTGGTGGTTCAACAGTTTTGGGGAACGGCGTTTGGAATTCGACAGAGCGTCCAGCGCTTGGCCAGCATCATCAGTCCGTTTGCATTCGGCGTGGTGAGCACGGCGCGGGGCGTTGAATCGGCGTTCTATCTCGGCACCGTCGTACTCTTGGGTGCTGCCGGCGTGGTTACAAGGGTATCCCTTTGTCAGTCTCCTCATTTTGTGCGCCGGAGCAAGCAACCTCGATAG
- a CDS encoding lysophospholipid acyltransferase family protein produces MVRYAAARWFSRRILRLGFGLTVTGERHIPRRGPIILAPNHRSDIDAVVLGAAVPRRCTFLAAAELLTRPVLGRLIGLFPVVPIRRGGFDRRAIEDCLARLDRGEALVIFPEGNIRADGSLQRAQDGMAFVAARAHAAIIPVGIAGTHKVWPSGTTWPRRGRIAVRIGEPIAPPEAPSRHEQSALTARVMEAIARLAYDAAAAQRGSSRGSRKGRLAPLW; encoded by the coding sequence ATGGTCAGGTACGCAGCGGCCCGGTGGTTCTCCCGGAGGATTCTCAGACTCGGGTTCGGACTGACGGTCACGGGCGAGCGGCACATCCCCCGAAGAGGCCCGATCATCCTCGCCCCAAACCACAGAAGCGACATCGACGCGGTGGTGCTGGGGGCGGCTGTGCCGCGCCGCTGTACCTTCCTCGCCGCGGCGGAACTGCTCACGAGGCCTGTCCTCGGAAGGCTGATTGGCCTGTTTCCCGTCGTGCCGATCAGACGCGGAGGGTTCGACCGCCGCGCGATCGAGGACTGCCTTGCACGCCTCGACCGCGGCGAGGCGCTTGTAATCTTCCCGGAAGGCAATATCCGCGCCGACGGAAGCCTTCAGCGCGCCCAAGACGGCATGGCATTCGTGGCGGCCCGGGCCCATGCCGCGATCATCCCGGTGGGGATCGCGGGGACACATAAGGTGTGGCCGTCGGGAACGACCTGGCCTCGCCGCGGGAGGATCGCCGTTCGCATTGGCGAGCCCATCGCCCCGCCGGAGGCGCCGTCGAGACACGAGCAATCGGCGCTGACCGCGCGCGTGATGGAAGCGATCGCGCGGCTGGCGTATGACGCCGCGGCTGCACAACGAGGTTCCAGCCGCGGTAGTCGGAAGGGCCGACTAGCGCCGCTGTGGTAG
- a CDS encoding VOC family protein: MKPKNTICLWFDKDAHEAARFYAATFPDSEVTAVHEAPSNYPGGKEGDVLTVEFTVLGIPCLGLNGGQEFRHSEAFSFQIATDNQEETDRYWNAIVGNGGKESQCGWCKDRWGLSWQITPRALTEALAAGGGEAKRAFEAMMPMKKIDIATIEAARRG; the protein is encoded by the coding sequence ATGAAGCCAAAGAACACGATCTGCCTCTGGTTCGACAAGGACGCGCATGAGGCGGCGCGCTTCTACGCTGCCACCTTTCCGGATAGTGAAGTGACCGCTGTTCACGAAGCTCCCAGTAACTACCCGGGCGGCAAGGAGGGCGACGTACTGACCGTGGAGTTTACCGTTCTGGGCATTCCCTGTCTCGGTCTCAACGGCGGCCAGGAATTCAGGCACAGCGAGGCCTTTTCCTTCCAGATCGCGACAGACAACCAGGAAGAGACGGACCGCTACTGGAACGCGATCGTCGGCAATGGCGGCAAGGAAAGTCAGTGCGGTTGGTGCAAGGACCGTTGGGGGCTATCCTGGCAGATCACGCCGCGCGCGCTAACCGAGGCGCTTGCAGCTGGTGGCGGTGAGGCAAAGCGTGCCTTCGAGGCGATGATGCCGATGAAGAAGATCGACATCGCCACCATCGAAGCAGCGCGGCGGGGCTGA
- a CDS encoding HAD-IIA family hydrolase: MRGPLRLALVADIHHGRFTQTKAGPLALKLLEAFVRTANEQQPDLVVDLGDRISDQHRATDLCLLGEVAARFLALRVPRVHLLGNHDQVNLSVADSEAMLGMALRSRTLDLQGWHLVFWYPNNLSGADGVHAIGGDDLTWLEADLAATDRPSIIFTHVPFDDGSMVGNYYFETSPRGAAGYKNAVLAREIVQRSHKVVMVVAGHVHWNALNIIDGIPYVTIQALTETFTTYPEPAGAWATLDASHEGLHLQVYGRDRLTLSLPIKQLDHHWLSQDNAPTRAAGAGAPPIAVMRSHAARPLAGVRGVILDLDGVVYEGTMLLPGAREFLSFLRDTGRRVVALTNHSGGSSKDYAEKLRGLGVPIPEQDIVTSAMATAQYLRRRNQSARCLILGSAALKDELLSAGLVESSEAEYVVVGYDSALCLSGLAEATRCLLRGAELIGTNADAVLPTPEGPLPDCGPVLAFLEMASGRRATVVGKPNAFIVELAASRLGLCGDEILIVGDTVETDVAAGLAAGIRTALVLTGNGRKTPVGRLVPTLIVPNLEALRVRWTEES; this comes from the coding sequence ATGCGAGGCCCCTTACGCCTAGCCCTGGTCGCTGACATCCACCACGGCCGATTCACACAGACGAAGGCGGGGCCGCTGGCGCTGAAGTTGCTGGAAGCCTTCGTGCGGACGGCCAATGAGCAACAGCCCGATCTCGTCGTCGATCTCGGAGACCGGATCAGCGATCAACACCGTGCCACCGACCTCTGCCTGCTCGGCGAGGTGGCCGCCCGCTTTCTCGCACTGCGTGTCCCGCGAGTGCACTTGCTTGGAAACCACGATCAAGTCAATCTGTCCGTCGCAGACTCCGAGGCCATGCTTGGTATGGCGCTACGGTCCCGGACGCTGGACCTACAGGGTTGGCATCTGGTGTTCTGGTATCCCAACAACCTCTCCGGTGCCGACGGGGTGCACGCAATTGGGGGAGACGATCTCACTTGGCTCGAGGCCGACCTTGCCGCGACCGATCGTCCGAGCATCATCTTCACTCACGTCCCGTTCGACGACGGCTCGATGGTGGGCAACTACTACTTCGAAACCAGCCCGCGGGGCGCTGCTGGCTACAAGAACGCCGTGCTCGCGCGCGAGATTGTCCAACGTAGCCACAAGGTGGTCATGGTCGTGGCCGGGCACGTGCATTGGAACGCCCTGAATATCATCGACGGCATTCCCTATGTGACCATTCAGGCATTGACGGAGACGTTTACCACCTACCCGGAGCCCGCGGGCGCCTGGGCGACGCTTGATGCCAGTCACGAAGGCCTTCACCTGCAAGTCTACGGACGAGATCGACTCACGCTGTCCCTGCCCATCAAGCAACTGGATCATCACTGGCTGTCGCAAGACAACGCGCCAACTCGAGCCGCTGGGGCCGGAGCTCCTCCCATCGCTGTAATGCGGAGCCACGCGGCGCGTCCACTGGCCGGTGTCCGCGGAGTCATCCTTGACCTGGACGGGGTCGTCTACGAAGGGACCATGCTCCTTCCGGGGGCCCGGGAGTTTCTTTCGTTCTTGCGAGACACTGGGCGACGGGTGGTGGCCCTGACCAACCACTCTGGGGGGTCATCCAAAGACTACGCGGAGAAGCTGCGGGGGTTGGGGGTGCCCATTCCGGAACAGGACATTGTTACGTCGGCGATGGCGACCGCGCAGTACCTTCGGCGCCGCAATCAATCAGCAAGGTGCCTGATTCTGGGGAGCGCGGCGCTCAAGGATGAGCTCCTCTCTGCGGGCCTTGTGGAATCTTCCGAGGCTGAATACGTCGTCGTGGGATACGACTCGGCGCTGTGTCTCTCGGGGCTCGCTGAGGCCACACGGTGTCTCCTCCGGGGGGCGGAGCTCATTGGGACCAACGCCGATGCGGTGCTGCCGACGCCCGAGGGACCCCTCCCGGATTGCGGACCGGTACTTGCCTTCCTGGAGATGGCGAGCGGCCGGCGTGCAACGGTCGTCGGAAAGCCGAATGCGTTTATCGTTGAGCTCGCCGCGTCCCGGTTAGGTCTGTGCGGAGACGAGATTCTCATCGTTGGGGACACCGTTGAGACCGATGTGGCCGCTGGCCTCGCCGCAGGGATCCGCACCGCGCTGGTGCTTACGGGAAACGGAAGGAAGACTCCGGTGGGCCGCTTGGTACCAACCCTGATCGTGCCCAATCTTGAGGCGCTTCGGGTCCGATGGACCGAGGAGTCGTAG
- a CDS encoding MurR/RpiR family transcriptional regulator, whose product MRPGRAERALRCAGFGPAQAMCGCQGLAHVTMKGSPMHNASSVGRTEDRATSNRAVLARIRSVQPSLTHSEATVAALILTAPADAIPLGIEAVARRAGVSTATVLRFCQSLGFAGYKDFKIALAVEMGRSPAVVFEEVRASDTPMQIARKVFRADMQAIAQTLELLDERALNRAVAVLNSARRIEIYGVGSSAPIAVDAYYRFLRIGLRVAVVTDSHMQAVSAALLESRDVALVISHTGRTRETLETARLARARGATVIVLTSFLRTPIREVANIVLVTATAETAFRVEAMASRIAHLSVIDVLYVSIASRRLERALATLERTNAIIEERRI is encoded by the coding sequence ATGCGCCCCGGGAGGGCCGAGCGCGCGCTCCGGTGCGCCGGGTTCGGTCCCGCCCAGGCGATGTGCGGGTGTCAGGGCCTCGCCCACGTCACGATGAAAGGGTCGCCAATGCACAATGCATCATCGGTTGGTCGCACGGAGGACCGCGCAACCTCCAATCGGGCGGTGTTGGCGAGGATCCGCAGCGTCCAGCCTAGCCTGACGCACTCAGAGGCCACTGTGGCGGCGTTGATCTTGACCGCTCCGGCCGACGCGATTCCCCTGGGGATCGAAGCGGTAGCCCGGCGCGCAGGCGTCAGCACCGCAACGGTGCTTCGCTTCTGCCAGAGCCTCGGCTTCGCCGGCTACAAGGATTTCAAGATCGCGCTCGCGGTGGAGATGGGTCGATCGCCGGCTGTCGTGTTCGAGGAAGTGCGAGCGAGCGATACGCCGATGCAGATTGCCCGGAAGGTGTTTCGCGCCGATATGCAGGCCATCGCCCAAACCCTGGAATTGTTGGACGAACGCGCACTGAACCGAGCGGTGGCGGTCCTGAATTCGGCACGCCGAATCGAGATCTATGGGGTCGGATCAAGTGCTCCCATCGCGGTGGACGCGTATTACCGGTTTCTGCGGATTGGCCTCCGCGTCGCGGTCGTCACCGACTCCCACATGCAGGCGGTCAGCGCCGCACTTCTTGAGTCGAGGGACGTCGCCCTGGTGATCTCGCACACGGGACGCACCAGGGAGACTCTGGAGACGGCTCGCCTAGCGCGCGCACGCGGCGCCACGGTCATCGTCCTGACCTCGTTTCTTCGCACGCCCATTCGAGAGGTCGCGAACATCGTGCTGGTAACCGCCACGGCCGAAACCGCCTTTAGAGTCGAAGCCATGGCTTCACGGATCGCGCATCTGTCCGTGATCGACGTGCTCTACGTCTCGATCGCTAGCCGCCGCCTCGAACGCGCGCTCGCGACCCTGGAACGTACCAACGCCATCATTGAGGAACGACGAATTTGA